ACCGAAGATGACTGTGACCTAGTCATACGAACTAATAAGGGACAAGCCTTCTACTGCACCATTTCTCCGTCTCTTTTTAATCAATCACCCAAGCTCGCAGAGCAGTATCAGAAGTGTCTAGACCTACTGCGGTctggggaagaagagcaggacGATTTCTACGTCGAAGACGCGTGCGAGTGGCTCTCAAAGCTGTTTGAGCCTCTCATCGCCCAGCTGGCGCCGTCTCCTTCGCCGGTTCCCAAGGATGGACGACCCACTCTCTCCCATTATCTTTTCCCGTCGTATTTCGTTTGCCGTATCGATGCCACCAACGAGGTACCGCGACCGTACCAGGTAGAGACTCGGGAACACGGCTGGTCCAGGCCGATCGTGGTTGCCGATGACGAACTTCTCACAGGCTTCCACGAGTGGACTCAGTCGTACCTTCCGTCCGAAGTCGAGATTATCTATGACTGCCCGGAAGAAGTCTTGATAAGACGACCGACCAAGGTCCTTGTCGATGAAGGGAATGGCGGCAAGGTTGCGTGCTACTTCAAGTCATTTGGACTCTCATTCGGCCCAGCGCATGCGAGGAAGGAACTGAAAACACTGAAAGCAATTGCCGTGGCGCAGATACCTCCTGCCCCGGCAACATGGATCTGTCGCCTAAGGGGAGTCGTACGAGACGGAAACAAGATGATGGGCATGCTCTTCACTTGGATCGACGCCAAAGGAGTGTTGTCGAGTGCGAGGGCTGAGCAGAGCTCGCCGGGCCTGAGAAGACGCTGGGCGGAGCAGATCAGCACGTCCCTGGAGGAGCTGCACCACAAAGGCATCATCTGGGGTGATGCCAAAGCCGAGAATGTGCTgatcgacgaggacgacaatGCATGGATCGTCGACTTTGGGGGCGGCTACACCGTCGGGTGGGTTGACAAGGAGCAGGCCGGAACGCTGGCGGGCGATGCGCAAGGTCTTGCAAAGATACTCGATATCCTCAAGTAGTTTGTGGCATAATGTGGTTGATCAAATGCTCTGTTCATGGTCAGATGCGAAGGGCGATTTGTGGCTGGTCGTGAGGGTTTTGGAGCAGGGTGCGACGGACAGGAGATGGACAGTTATCCAAATTGcattgggggagggggggggggggggggtgttgaacacttttttttttattaCCAATGCCTACAATGGAAAGAGTGATGTCGAATGTTGCTACTGTGCTATGCATTTGGTAATAGACCGGGGGGCAAGATGCGATGCATCTCAGACTGCAAGCTATCAGACGGCCGGGCCGGAGAAAGAGGCGGAATTCTGGGTCACCATGGCCCCACACGAGGTTCCGTTGCGCCGGGATTCTCTCGGCACACTTTCAGGCCTCCCAGTGTCGACTGGCAGCGGGACGGGAAAGCCACTGAGGCGCACGTTGGGCGGCGCATGTGGGGCAGGTGACCCGGACCGGCGGGTTATCCCCCGTAGCTGCCTACTATGTAGGTACCttacagaggggggggggggtcgtcGTGCCGGGGTGTGCCAGGCGGCAGGCGCTGCATCTCCCATTCTGGGAAACCCGCATCGTCATCTCCGTCGTCCTTTGATCCGAGAAAGGAGTAGTAGGTAGCGACTTTGCTCTCGGCAAACCGGACGAGCAGCCAGGGCCTGTCGAGTATCCGCACCTTGGATGAGGACGAGTCGGCTGGCTCGGCCCCAGGCCGATGGACTGTGAGCCATTTCTAGTGCACTCGGGCTCTAGTGACCAGTGACCAGCAGCATCGTCATTGCCCAGCGTCCGTCACCTGGGCAGTGATTCTCCAAACTGGCGtgaggggagaggagggtgtTTTTTCTATTTTTATTAGTGATTGTCGCTGGGCAGAGATTGGCAGCCTACCGAATCATGCTGCATTACGCCGGAACGATGTTCCGGGCTCTCCGCTTGTCCAAACGCAGACAATCCAGTCTGACTTACTTGTGCAGTGTGTCTGCTTTTGGCGTGGCATCGGCCGTCCCCAGATATAGGCTGTCATGGCATGTccgagaagacgacgccaCCATAGCTGCGTTTATGGCTCGCCACGGGATGCTATTATGGCAACTGCCGTGCGCAATTCAATCTCGATGCCCCCCTCTTCTGCCGTGTCCGAGGTTCTCTACCTACCTCTAGCAAAGACGCACGGGGAGATAAAGTAGGCGGC
This genomic interval from Colletotrichum higginsianum IMI 349063 chromosome 9, whole genome shotgun sequence contains the following:
- a CDS encoding Serine threonine protein kinase, whose translation is MEKLPHYDIALWQVHETEDDCDLVIRTNKGQAFYCTISPSLFNQSPKLAEQYQKCLDLLRSGEEEQDDFYVEDACEWLSKLFEPLIAQLAPSPSPVPKDGRPTLSHYLFPSYFVCRIDATNEVPRPYQVETREHGWSRPIVVADDELLTGFHEWTQSYLPSEVEIIYDCPEEVLIRRPTKVLVDEGNGGKVACYFKSFGLSFGPAHARKELKTLKAIAVAQIPPAPATWICRLRGVVRDGNKMMGMLFTWIDAKGVLSSARAEQSSPGLRRRWAEQISTSLEELHHKGIIWGDAKAENVLIDEDDNAWIVDFGGGYTVGWVDKEQAGTLAGDAQGLAKILDILK